The following are encoded in a window of Salinibacter ruber DSM 13855 genomic DNA:
- a CDS encoding aspartate aminotransferase family protein, with protein MTTAETIDIEQQLEIPTYDKMPMALVRGEGPYVWDAEGTRYLDFYGGHCVSLLGHCHPNVVAAVQAQAEQLIFYSNVAHSPVRARAARRLADLAPDGLGNVFFANSGSEANETALKLARTYTGRSGVVAMEQGWHGRTLGSLATTHDETYRAPYTDVLPETTWVPVGDLDAAEAVLSSEEIAAVLLEPIQSIAGMRAMPADYVQGLRALCDATGTLLIFDEVQTGVGRTGTFSMSAPLGATPDLIALAKSLGAGVPVSAVLVDDAVAAAVDPGDQGSTFGGGMLAMAAVEATLRTLVEDDLMGRATDIHTQVAEAVGPVVEEVRGRGCLMGLKLNRPAEPVIDALRDQNVLVGGSSDPYVMRLMPPLVVSDDDVTAFAEALHAALDATSAPARAH; from the coding sequence ATGACCACCGCCGAGACTATCGACATCGAGCAGCAACTCGAGATCCCGACGTACGACAAGATGCCGATGGCGCTCGTGCGGGGGGAGGGGCCCTACGTGTGGGACGCCGAGGGCACCCGGTACCTCGACTTCTACGGGGGGCACTGCGTGTCGCTGCTCGGCCACTGCCACCCGAACGTCGTGGCGGCCGTGCAGGCCCAGGCCGAGCAGCTCATCTTCTACTCGAACGTCGCGCACAGCCCGGTCCGCGCCCGGGCCGCCCGGCGGCTGGCGGACCTGGCCCCCGACGGCCTCGGCAACGTCTTCTTCGCCAACTCCGGCTCGGAGGCCAACGAGACGGCCCTGAAGCTGGCCCGGACGTACACGGGACGGTCCGGCGTCGTGGCGATGGAGCAGGGCTGGCACGGACGCACCCTCGGCAGCCTCGCCACCACGCACGACGAGACGTACCGCGCCCCCTACACGGACGTGCTTCCGGAGACGACCTGGGTCCCGGTGGGCGACCTCGACGCCGCGGAGGCGGTGCTGTCCTCTGAGGAGATTGCGGCCGTCCTCCTGGAGCCGATCCAGAGCATCGCCGGCATGCGGGCGATGCCCGCCGACTACGTGCAGGGCCTCCGTGCCCTCTGCGACGCGACCGGCACGCTTCTGATTTTCGACGAGGTGCAGACGGGCGTGGGGCGGACCGGCACGTTTTCCATGAGCGCCCCCCTCGGCGCCACGCCGGATCTCATTGCCCTCGCCAAGAGCCTCGGGGCCGGGGTGCCGGTGAGTGCCGTGCTCGTGGACGACGCCGTGGCCGCAGCCGTGGACCCCGGCGACCAGGGCTCCACGTTCGGCGGGGGGATGCTCGCGATGGCGGCCGTGGAGGCCACCCTCCGGACGCTGGTGGAGGACGACCTGATGGGCCGGGCGACCGACATCCACACACAGGTGGCCGAGGCCGTGGGGCCGGTCGTCGAGGAAGTGCGCGGGCGCGGCTGCCTGATGGGGCTCAAGCTGAACCGGCCGGCCGAGCCCGTGATCGATGCGCTTCGCGACCAGAATGTGCTCGTCGGCGGCTCGTCGGACCCCTACGTGATGCGCCTGATGCCCCCGCTCGTCGTCTCGGACGACGACGTGACCGCCTTCGCGGAGGCGCTCCACGCCGCCCTCGACGCCACCTCGGCCCCTGCCAGAGCACACTGA
- a CDS encoding N-acetylornithine carbamoyltransferase has translation MPTSPSPTTSSSSSTDDLQHILRVDAVSDATWDALRHTAVQHRHDGTLHAGAASGSSLGLVFMNPSLRTRTSMEGAAAHLGARHTTLVPGNGSWALEWELGAVMDGEAAEHVREAIGVLSRYHDALGVRVFASGTDYGADAQDTLIRTVAEHATVPVINLESAWAHPCQGLADAALLTERYGDALADKTFVLSWAPHPKPLPMAVPNTALRTAARCGMDVTVARPDTHALDPGVMAEAEALAETQGGSVSATSDQAAAAEGADVVYAKSWGGPLVYENPKAESEARAARSDWRITADLMARTRNGAFLHCLPVRRNVVVDDAVLDGPHAAHLDQAEYRLHAQKALLQYVWSL, from the coding sequence ATGCCAACGTCTCCGTCCCCCACAACCTCGTCCTCCTCCAGCACGGACGACCTGCAGCACATCCTCCGCGTCGACGCGGTTTCGGACGCCACCTGGGACGCGCTCCGTCACACCGCCGTGCAGCATCGACACGACGGCACCCTGCACGCCGGGGCCGCTTCGGGCTCGTCCCTCGGGCTCGTCTTCATGAACCCCTCGCTCCGCACCCGCACCTCGATGGAGGGCGCCGCCGCGCACCTGGGGGCCCGCCACACGACCCTGGTGCCGGGCAACGGGAGCTGGGCCCTCGAATGGGAGCTGGGCGCCGTGATGGACGGCGAGGCGGCCGAGCACGTGCGGGAGGCAATCGGCGTGCTGTCGCGCTACCACGACGCCCTGGGCGTCCGCGTCTTCGCGTCCGGCACCGATTACGGCGCCGACGCACAGGACACGCTCATCCGCACTGTCGCCGAGCACGCGACGGTGCCGGTCATCAACCTGGAGTCCGCCTGGGCGCATCCGTGTCAGGGCCTCGCCGACGCGGCCCTGCTCACCGAGCGGTACGGGGACGCCCTTGCGGACAAAACCTTCGTCCTCTCGTGGGCGCCGCACCCGAAGCCCCTGCCGATGGCCGTGCCGAACACGGCGCTCCGCACGGCGGCCCGCTGCGGGATGGACGTGACCGTGGCCCGCCCCGACACGCATGCCCTCGACCCGGGGGTGATGGCCGAGGCGGAGGCGCTGGCCGAGACGCAGGGCGGATCGGTCTCGGCGACGAGCGACCAGGCGGCCGCGGCGGAGGGGGCCGACGTGGTCTACGCCAAGTCGTGGGGCGGCCCGCTCGTGTACGAGAACCCGAAGGCCGAGTCCGAGGCCCGGGCGGCCCGTTCCGACTGGCGCATCACCGCGGACCTGATGGCACGCACCCGAAACGGCGCGTTCCTGCACTGCCTCCCCGTCCGCCGCAACGTGGTGGTGGACGACGCGGTGCTCGATGGGCCGCACGCCGCCCACCTCGATCAGGCCGAATACCGCCTCCACGCGCAGAAGGCGCTTCTCCAGTACGTGTGGAGCCTCTGA
- the argB gene encoding acetylglutamate kinase, translating to MTSKTKAPTVIKISGSLLDEPNALADLWPSVQALHEDAPVVLVHGGGTQMTALADRLGHTPERVQGRRITTDLDLKIAQWAIRGSLNTTLVSEAQQHDLTAVGVSGADATLVQVSKRPAWDVDGRTVDFGWVGDIEHVDPSLLEGLMARSLVPVVAPLGIDDEGQVYNVNADTVARALAEALAADPLLYVTEAGAVRRDAENPASRLATCPPGTARQGIAEGWIAGGMRVKVETALDALDGSVGAVYICGPGDLLARSQATEVVLEA from the coding sequence ATGACCAGTAAGACGAAAGCGCCGACGGTAATCAAGATCAGCGGATCGCTCCTCGACGAGCCGAACGCACTGGCCGACCTCTGGCCCAGTGTCCAGGCGCTGCACGAGGACGCCCCGGTGGTGCTCGTCCACGGCGGCGGCACGCAGATGACGGCCCTCGCGGACCGGCTCGGCCACACGCCGGAGCGGGTCCAGGGCCGTCGCATCACGACCGACCTCGACCTCAAGATCGCGCAGTGGGCCATTCGGGGCTCGCTCAACACGACCCTCGTGTCGGAGGCCCAGCAGCACGACCTCACCGCGGTAGGGGTGTCGGGGGCCGACGCCACCCTGGTCCAGGTGTCCAAACGCCCGGCGTGGGACGTCGACGGGCGGACCGTCGACTTCGGATGGGTCGGCGACATCGAGCACGTCGACCCCTCCCTTCTGGAGGGATTGATGGCCCGGTCGCTGGTGCCCGTCGTGGCCCCCCTCGGCATTGACGACGAGGGGCAGGTCTACAACGTGAACGCCGACACGGTTGCCCGTGCGCTGGCCGAGGCCCTCGCGGCCGACCCGTTGCTCTACGTCACCGAGGCGGGGGCCGTGCGCCGGGACGCCGAGAATCCCGCGTCTCGCCTGGCCACCTGTCCCCCGGGCACCGCCCGGCAGGGAATCGCGGAGGGGTGGATCGCAGGCGGCATGCGCGTCAAGGTCGAAACGGCGCTCGACGCCCTCGACGGTTCCGTTGGCGCAGTGTATATCTGCGGCCCGGGCGACCTCCTGGCTCGGTCGCAGGCCACGGAGGTCGTACTGGAGGCGTGA
- a CDS encoding M20/M25/M40 family metallo-hydrolase, protein MALPSTNTAAVDFLKALVRIPSLTGEEAAIAGFVEQHVRRAGVDVLRHEDNVAFGIGEGDDTLLLNSHLDVVPPSDDHPYDPFEPVETDGVLYGRGAVDAKASGAAMTTALLSLAADGWAPTNGRLLVGLTTHEESGGTKNGLQDLRPNLPSLSAAVVGEPTTLRPCVAQKGLLILKIHARGTAAHAGRSHLGDNAIPAAMTAIRQLEDLSLDRADPHLGAPTATVTTIEGGEAHNVVPEHCVFTVDLRTTPAYTHDEIAGLVSEAVDADVEVYSDRLVPCATPEDARIVRAARAACPDAEPFGSPTSSDWVFLHDVPTVKMGPGPSNRSHTAEERIDVNEVKRAVTVYRDLIRAYFSRAA, encoded by the coding sequence ATGGCACTCCCTTCGACGAACACAGCCGCCGTCGACTTCCTCAAGGCCCTCGTTCGCATCCCCTCCCTCACGGGCGAGGAGGCGGCGATCGCCGGCTTCGTAGAGCAGCACGTCCGCCGCGCCGGGGTCGATGTGCTCCGGCACGAGGACAACGTGGCGTTTGGGATCGGCGAGGGCGACGACACGCTGCTCCTCAACTCGCACCTCGACGTCGTGCCGCCCTCCGACGACCATCCGTACGACCCGTTCGAGCCGGTCGAGACAGACGGCGTCCTCTACGGCCGGGGCGCCGTGGACGCGAAGGCCAGCGGCGCCGCGATGACGACGGCGCTGCTCTCCCTGGCGGCGGACGGCTGGGCCCCGACCAATGGCCGGCTCCTGGTCGGCCTCACGACCCACGAGGAGTCCGGGGGCACGAAGAACGGGCTGCAGGACCTGCGTCCCAACCTTCCGTCCCTGTCCGCCGCCGTTGTCGGGGAGCCCACCACGCTCCGCCCCTGCGTCGCCCAGAAGGGCCTTCTCATCCTGAAGATCCACGCCCGGGGGACGGCCGCACACGCCGGACGGTCGCACCTCGGCGACAATGCGATCCCCGCGGCGATGACGGCGATTCGACAGCTCGAGGATCTTTCCCTCGACCGGGCGGACCCGCACCTCGGTGCGCCGACCGCAACCGTCACCACCATCGAGGGCGGCGAGGCGCACAACGTGGTGCCCGAGCACTGCGTCTTCACCGTTGACCTCCGCACCACGCCCGCCTACACGCACGACGAGATTGCGGGGCTGGTATCCGAAGCGGTAGACGCGGACGTGGAGGTCTACAGCGACCGCCTCGTGCCCTGCGCCACACCCGAGGACGCGCGGATCGTCCGGGCCGCCCGGGCCGCCTGCCCCGACGCCGAGCCCTTCGGCTCCCCGACCTCCTCGGATTGGGTCTTCCTCCACGATGTGCCCACCGTCAAGATGGGACCGGGCCCCAGCAACCGCTCCCACACCGCCGAAGAGCGGATCGACGTGAACGAGGTGAAACGGGCCGTCACCGTCTATCGGGACCTAATCCGGGCCTACTTTTCGCGGGCCGCGTAG
- the argH gene encoding argininosuccinate lyase, whose translation MTAPLWQKDATPATDDWAHRFTVGDDYEWDRLLLPYDVRASRAHAWGLRQIDVLSETEWTRIGDALDALLDAFEAGDVTVTPEDEDCHTVIERFVTERAGAAGEKLHTGRSRNDQVLAALRLYLRDALAAIGGRAAALADALCELATRHPDVLMPGYTHLQRAMPSTAALWTLGYAETLAGDLDALRHARRRINVSPLGSAAGYGVPVIDLPREAVADRLGFRAVQTHATAVQLSRGKHALAVGHACTQVGATCNRLASDLVLFATAEFDFVDLPPEHCTGSSIMPQKQNPDVLELARAYHHRLAAQMQSLATGPSNLPGGYHRDLQLTKAAVLRSVEMTSDVLTALAEVVRGVTFNPERTRAACAPDILATQRALERVAEGVPFRSAYQQAADAEPGPVDPGAVLDAYETDGTPGQERPDRVRSRLDAHGDWVVTP comes from the coding sequence ATGACTGCCCCTCTCTGGCAAAAAGACGCCACGCCCGCGACCGACGACTGGGCCCACCGCTTCACGGTCGGGGACGACTACGAATGGGACCGCCTGCTGCTGCCCTACGACGTGCGGGCGAGCCGCGCCCACGCCTGGGGCCTCCGCCAGATCGACGTGCTTTCGGAAACGGAGTGGACGCGGATCGGCGACGCCCTAGACGCCCTGCTCGACGCGTTTGAGGCGGGCGACGTGACCGTGACGCCCGAGGACGAGGACTGCCACACCGTGATCGAGCGGTTCGTGACCGAGCGCGCCGGGGCGGCCGGCGAAAAGCTGCACACGGGGCGCTCCCGCAACGACCAGGTGCTCGCGGCGCTCCGGCTCTACCTCCGCGACGCCCTCGCCGCGATCGGGGGCCGGGCCGCCGCCCTCGCCGACGCGCTGTGCGAGCTCGCGACCCGACACCCGGACGTTCTCATGCCGGGCTACACCCACCTGCAGCGGGCCATGCCGTCCACCGCCGCCCTCTGGACCCTGGGGTACGCGGAGACGCTGGCGGGCGACCTCGATGCCCTCCGCCATGCCCGCCGCCGGATTAACGTGTCCCCCCTCGGCAGCGCCGCGGGCTACGGCGTGCCCGTGATCGACCTGCCGCGCGAGGCCGTGGCCGACCGCCTCGGCTTCCGCGCCGTGCAGACCCACGCCACGGCCGTGCAGCTGAGCCGGGGCAAGCACGCACTCGCCGTGGGCCACGCCTGCACGCAGGTCGGTGCCACCTGCAACCGCCTGGCGTCCGACCTCGTCCTCTTCGCCACCGCCGAGTTCGACTTCGTGGACCTGCCGCCGGAGCACTGCACCGGCAGCAGCATCATGCCGCAGAAGCAGAACCCGGACGTGCTGGAGCTGGCGCGGGCCTACCACCACCGCCTCGCCGCCCAGATGCAATCCCTCGCCACCGGCCCGTCGAACCTGCCGGGCGGCTACCACCGTGACCTCCAGCTCACGAAAGCGGCGGTCCTGCGCAGCGTGGAGATGACATCCGACGTCCTCACCGCGCTCGCCGAAGTGGTGCGGGGCGTCACGTTCAATCCCGAACGGACGCGGGCCGCGTGTGCCCCTGACATTCTCGCTACCCAGCGGGCGCTGGAGCGGGTTGCCGAGGGCGTGCCCTTCCGCTCTGCCTACCAGCAGGCCGCGGATGCGGAGCCGGGCCCTGTCGATCCCGGTGCCGTTCTCGACGCGTACGAGACCGACGGAACGCCCGGCCAGGAGCGGCCCGACCGCGTCCGGAGCCGGCTCGACGCCCACGGCGACTGGGTCGTGACGCCGTAG
- a CDS encoding TerC family protein, translating into MEWIASPEAWIALGTLTVLEIVLGIDNIVFISILSNKLPAKQQPLARRVGLGLALAGRIVLLLSISWVMSLTAPLFSVLAHAFSGRDLILLIGGFFLIGKATTEIHDKLEGEDGETEAQAEVTFTSVIAQIFLLDLVFSLDSVITAVGMAEHVEVMITAVTIAIFIMMASAETISSFIQAHPTLKMLALSFLLLIGVTLVAEGLGQHIPKGYIYSAMAFSVLVEVLNLSAVREGDEKEKVDEPVRLHRPRLRRAVERAVEREGSS; encoded by the coding sequence ATGGAGTGGATTGCCTCCCCCGAAGCGTGGATCGCGCTCGGTACACTGACGGTCCTTGAGATCGTCCTGGGCATCGACAACATCGTGTTCATCTCAATCCTGTCGAACAAGCTGCCGGCGAAGCAGCAGCCGCTCGCGCGGCGTGTGGGGCTGGGACTGGCCCTCGCCGGGCGCATCGTGCTTCTGCTCTCGATCAGCTGGGTGATGTCCCTCACCGCGCCGCTCTTTTCGGTGCTAGCACACGCCTTCAGCGGGCGCGACCTGATTCTGCTGATCGGCGGGTTCTTTCTCATCGGCAAGGCGACGACGGAGATCCACGACAAACTGGAAGGGGAAGACGGCGAGACGGAGGCCCAGGCCGAGGTGACCTTCACGAGCGTCATCGCCCAAATCTTTCTGCTCGACCTCGTCTTCTCCCTCGACTCCGTGATCACGGCGGTGGGGATGGCCGAGCACGTCGAGGTTATGATCACCGCCGTGACCATTGCCATCTTCATTATGATGGCCTCGGCGGAGACGATCTCGTCCTTCATCCAGGCGCACCCCACTCTGAAGATGTTGGCGCTGAGCTTCCTGCTGCTGATCGGGGTCACGCTCGTGGCGGAGGGGCTGGGGCAGCACATTCCGAAGGGCTACATCTACTCGGCGATGGCCTTCTCGGTGCTGGTGGAGGTGCTCAACCTGAGCGCCGTCCGGGAGGGTGATGAGAAAGAAAAGGTGGACGAGCCCGTCCGCCTCCACCGGCCCCGGCTGCGGCGGGCGGTGGAGCGTGCGGTGGAGAGAGAGGGCTCCTCGTAG
- a CDS encoding PAS domain-containing protein has protein sequence MADSQNPYSYLREDDPDSAPGDSGDADEPEPPATDLAFDDEGVGEELRHVDEDELNAAPFGIIQIDDAGVVQFYNRYESNLSGIDPADAVGANFFTELAPCSNNPLFFGRFKDGVREGGLDEYFTYTFTYQMRPTLVDVRLYRDEAENNWILIQKR, from the coding sequence ATGGCTGACTCTCAGAATCCGTACTCGTACCTGCGTGAAGACGACCCGGACTCCGCCCCCGGCGACTCGGGCGACGCCGACGAGCCTGAGCCGCCGGCAACGGACCTCGCGTTCGACGACGAGGGGGTGGGGGAGGAGCTGCGTCACGTCGACGAGGACGAGCTAAATGCGGCCCCGTTCGGCATCATTCAGATTGACGACGCGGGGGTCGTGCAGTTCTACAACCGCTACGAGTCGAACCTAAGCGGCATCGATCCGGCAGACGCCGTCGGGGCCAACTTCTTCACGGAGCTGGCGCCGTGCAGCAACAACCCGCTGTTCTTCGGCCGCTTCAAGGACGGGGTTCGGGAGGGGGGGCTCGACGAGTACTTCACGTACACGTTCACCTACCAGATGCGCCCCACCCTCGTCGACGTGCGGCTCTACCGCGACGAGGCGGAGAACAACTGGATCCTGATTCAGAAGCGGTGA
- a CDS encoding UPF0182 family membrane protein yields the protein MSILRSSRLLQILLGIIGVVFTVLLVTPGLVVEYFWLSELDYSSVFWTIRGAQVLLFVLVFLVAGLYFGGNFRVLIGNIPPLWASRWAQEGEAPEVGGEPLTRDRLQRLGYVVAGVLSLLFAAGFSGRWNDLLRFWYAGSYGQADPVYGVDLAFYMLELPFLQSLQSAVVGLAFLGLLALVTGYVIAGQIGIQDGGFEADSGALRHLGANLIFLLLGWAWGFYLDLYELLQEGGGAVYGAGYTDVNVVIPALYVMVAATLVLAGLVGLNLYRRRLRLLGIGGAGYLVLLVGGLVLAPSLVTQLTVLPSELQVERPYLENNIDMTREAYALGDFKERSYPAQPDLPADAVEQNEETIDNVRLWDPRLLIDTYRQLQEIRLYYEFYSVDVDRYMLDGDYRQVMVSPRELTQQLPEDTWDNRHVRFTHGYGSVSNLVAREGSEGSPEFLTQDIPPQSKYESLDVDNPALYYGERTPTYRIVPAGVPGDSLELDYPRSGENKYTRYGGEGGVSVGSFWKQLLFSYYMGDFNILLTDYIQDDSQIQFWNQVEERVRHVAPFLKLDKDPYLVHGDDRHYYIADAYTTSNSFPYSEPIRGQQGYQGTRYIRNSVKVVVDAYNGDVSLYVSNPEDPIIQTYQRIFPDLFQPLDAMPELLQNHIRYPQDFFEIQMERYRRYHQTQPQVFYNNEDLWTRPQEQYANQQRKMEPYYILTDLPGKDDAGLEFMLMLPMTPDGRDNMIGWVAARSDPPNYGEVVVYELPKDRLIRGPNQIESRIDQDTEISQQLSLWDQRGSSVIRGNLIVVPIEESFLYVEPIYLIADEIQIPEMQRVIAATDQDVAMKRTLRQSLNSVLGEQVVETRDQALAQMQQAAQTAQAASPEQVEGLERAKELIQEARDALQGGDFATFGDRFDELQQVLNDVPLPDTTGTVPPPTSSDTTGTMTAPTGDVSEVTGGS from the coding sequence ATGTCGATTCTCCGGTCGAGTCGTCTCCTCCAGATTCTGCTCGGCATTATCGGGGTCGTGTTCACCGTGCTGCTCGTCACCCCGGGCCTGGTCGTCGAGTACTTCTGGTTGAGCGAGCTGGACTACTCGAGCGTGTTCTGGACGATCCGGGGCGCGCAGGTACTGCTGTTCGTGCTCGTCTTTCTGGTCGCGGGGCTGTACTTCGGGGGCAACTTCCGTGTCCTGATCGGCAACATCCCGCCCCTCTGGGCCTCGCGCTGGGCCCAAGAGGGCGAGGCGCCCGAGGTGGGGGGGGAGCCCCTCACCCGCGATCGACTGCAGCGCCTGGGCTACGTCGTCGCGGGCGTGCTCAGCCTGCTCTTCGCCGCCGGGTTCTCGGGGCGGTGGAATGACCTGCTCCGGTTCTGGTACGCGGGGTCCTACGGACAGGCCGATCCCGTCTACGGGGTGGACCTGGCGTTTTACATGCTGGAGCTTCCGTTCCTGCAGTCGCTACAGAGTGCCGTCGTCGGACTGGCCTTCCTCGGCCTCCTGGCCCTCGTAACCGGATACGTCATCGCCGGGCAGATCGGCATCCAGGACGGCGGGTTCGAGGCGGATTCCGGGGCCCTCCGGCACCTTGGGGCGAACCTGATCTTCCTCCTGCTGGGATGGGCATGGGGCTTCTACCTGGACCTGTACGAGCTTCTGCAGGAGGGCGGCGGCGCGGTGTACGGCGCGGGCTACACGGACGTGAACGTCGTGATTCCGGCCCTGTACGTCATGGTCGCCGCCACACTGGTGCTTGCGGGGCTGGTCGGCCTCAACCTGTACCGGCGGCGCCTCCGTCTGCTGGGCATCGGAGGGGCCGGGTACCTCGTCCTCCTGGTCGGTGGGCTCGTGCTGGCGCCGTCGCTCGTGACGCAGCTCACGGTGCTGCCCAGCGAGCTGCAGGTGGAGCGTCCCTACCTGGAAAACAACATTGACATGACCCGCGAGGCGTACGCGCTCGGGGACTTCAAAGAGCGCTCGTACCCGGCCCAGCCGGACCTGCCGGCGGACGCTGTGGAGCAAAACGAGGAGACCATCGACAACGTGCGGCTCTGGGACCCCCGCCTCCTGATCGACACCTACCGCCAGCTCCAGGAGATTCGCCTCTATTACGAGTTTTACAGCGTGGACGTCGACCGCTACATGCTCGACGGCGACTACCGGCAGGTGATGGTGTCGCCCCGCGAGCTCACCCAGCAGTTGCCGGAGGACACCTGGGACAACCGGCACGTCCGCTTCACGCACGGCTACGGCTCGGTCTCCAACCTCGTGGCGCGAGAGGGCTCGGAAGGCAGTCCGGAATTTCTCACGCAGGACATTCCGCCCCAGTCGAAGTACGAGTCGCTCGACGTGGACAACCCGGCGCTCTACTACGGGGAGCGCACGCCCACCTACCGAATCGTGCCCGCGGGCGTCCCGGGCGACTCGTTGGAGCTGGACTACCCCCGCTCCGGCGAAAACAAGTACACCCGGTACGGCGGGGAGGGGGGCGTTTCCGTCGGGAGCTTCTGGAAGCAGCTGCTCTTCTCCTACTACATGGGCGACTTTAACATTCTTCTCACCGACTACATCCAGGACGACAGCCAGATCCAGTTCTGGAATCAGGTGGAAGAGCGAGTGCGTCACGTCGCCCCCTTCCTGAAGCTCGACAAGGACCCCTACCTGGTTCACGGCGACGACCGTCACTACTACATCGCGGACGCCTACACGACCAGCAACTCGTTTCCCTACTCGGAGCCCATTCGGGGGCAGCAGGGCTACCAGGGCACACGCTACATCCGAAACTCGGTGAAGGTCGTGGTGGATGCGTACAACGGGGACGTTTCCCTGTACGTCTCGAACCCGGAGGATCCGATCATCCAGACCTACCAGCGGATCTTCCCGGACCTCTTCCAGCCGCTCGACGCGATGCCGGAGCTGCTGCAGAACCACATCCGGTACCCGCAGGACTTTTTTGAGATCCAGATGGAGCGGTACCGGCGCTACCACCAGACGCAGCCGCAGGTGTTCTACAACAACGAGGACCTTTGGACGCGGCCGCAGGAGCAATACGCGAACCAGCAGCGCAAGATGGAGCCGTATTACATCCTCACGGACCTGCCGGGAAAGGACGATGCCGGGCTGGAGTTCATGCTCATGTTGCCGATGACGCCCGACGGGCGTGACAACATGATCGGCTGGGTGGCCGCCCGGTCCGACCCGCCGAACTACGGGGAGGTGGTTGTCTACGAGCTCCCGAAGGACCGGCTCATTCGCGGCCCCAATCAGATTGAGTCGCGCATCGACCAGGACACCGAAATTTCCCAGCAGCTGTCGCTGTGGGACCAGCGGGGATCGAGCGTCATCCGCGGCAACCTGATTGTGGTGCCCATTGAGGAGTCGTTCCTCTACGTCGAGCCGATCTACCTGATCGCCGACGAGATTCAGATTCCGGAGATGCAGCGCGTCATCGCGGCGACCGACCAGGATGTTGCGATGAAGCGGACCCTGCGCCAGTCGCTCAACAGCGTGCTGGGCGAGCAGGTCGTGGAGACGCGCGACCAGGCGTTGGCCCAGATGCAACAGGCGGCACAGACGGCCCAGGCCGCGTCGCCGGAGCAGGTGGAGGGGCTGGAGCGGGCCAAAGAGCTGATTCAGGAGGCGCGAGACGCCCTTCAGGGCGGCGACTTCGCCACCTTCGGCGATCGGTTCGACGAGCTACAGCAGGTGCTCAACGATGTGCCGCTCCCCGACACCACCGGCACCGTTCCGCCCCCGACGTCCTCCGACACGACCGGCACCATGACGGCCCCGACGGGGGACGTGTCGGAGGTGACCGGCGGGTCGTAG
- a CDS encoding class I SAM-dependent methyltransferase has product MSRSLVFGTAGLALLLAAGGLLYSFGPDERRARAAPTPPDTTDTSGVYSQRAPSRNGIGKVYMGREISKVMGHRGANWLERPARAEKERPDLLVDSLPLGPSDTVADIGAGTGYLSFRVAPRVPQGNILAVDIQPEMLNMMRERIDERGVDNVTPIRGTVTDPQLPADSVDLAYMVDAYHEFSHPYEMMTALMEDLTPGGRVVLVEYPREDPSIPIKTLHKMTEAQAKKEMRAVGLEWVETKDMLPRQHFMVFRKPVE; this is encoded by the coding sequence ATGTCCAGGTCTTTGGTATTCGGAACTGCAGGCCTCGCGCTTCTGCTCGCAGCCGGCGGGCTGCTGTATTCGTTCGGTCCGGACGAGCGCCGTGCGCGGGCGGCCCCCACCCCGCCGGACACGACCGATACCTCCGGCGTCTACAGCCAGCGCGCCCCGAGCCGAAACGGCATCGGCAAGGTGTACATGGGCCGCGAGATCTCGAAGGTAATGGGCCACCGCGGGGCCAACTGGTTGGAGCGCCCCGCACGGGCGGAAAAGGAGCGTCCCGACCTGCTCGTCGATAGCCTGCCGCTCGGCCCGTCCGACACCGTGGCCGACATTGGGGCCGGGACAGGGTACCTCTCGTTCCGCGTGGCCCCACGGGTGCCGCAGGGCAACATCCTCGCGGTCGACATTCAACCGGAGATGCTTAATATGATGCGGGAGCGCATCGATGAGCGGGGGGTAGACAACGTGACCCCGATCCGCGGCACGGTCACGGACCCCCAGCTTCCGGCCGACTCGGTCGATCTCGCCTACATGGTGGACGCCTACCACGAGTTTTCCCACCCCTACGAGATGATGACGGCGCTCATGGAGGATTTAACGCCGGGCGGCCGCGTCGTCCTCGTCGAGTACCCCCGGGAGGACCCGAGCATCCCCATCAAGACGCTCCACAAGATGACGGAGGCCCAGGCCAAGAAGGAGATGCGGGCCGTGGGCCTGGAATGGGTGGAGACCAAAGACATGCTTCCCCGCCAGCACTTCATGGTCTTCCGGAAGCCGGTGGAGTAG